Proteins encoded by one window of Lathyrus oleraceus cultivar Zhongwan6 chromosome 1, CAAS_Psat_ZW6_1.0, whole genome shotgun sequence:
- the LOC127102925 gene encoding uncharacterized protein LOC127102925 — protein sequence MDTFQGNMNTILEYLQAQKATTSMSAANPASAVVTDAIAATTSIDAVVDTVIQPVVSQPIRQAGPSRGPTLHFRLPPRATQPTVQNLNQGVQIPPPHPGASSVVAPPFVYPGEPYAPHQNQYGQIVGQMINPDQNRQENYRLLDERIIAIDDFSAYGMDAKDLCLVPNVVLPPKFKAPDLPKYKGLSCPRSHVIMYCRKMASYIDNDDLLIHCFQDNLFGASLDWYIGLECYKIRSWKDLSEAFLKQYKYNLDMAPTRLQLQNQACKSSKTFKEYVQRWHGMASRVKPALTDVELVDIFMGTLQGLYYENMVGSSSSNFADMVTIGEHIKNGLKIGKIASIDSQSVAKKSQGFAKKKQVEENAVKPNAYPPIQAPMDHMPYYPYPYIAAAQHQKPAYQPQYQPHPRALVSQNQQDNIN from the exons ATGGATACTTTCCAAGGCAACATGAACACCATATTGGAGTACCTTCAAGCTCAGAAGGCTACTACCTCCATGTCTGCTGCCAATCCTGCTTCTGCTGTAGTAACCGATGCTATTGCCGCCACCACTTCTATCGATGCTGTTGTGGATACTGTGATTCAACCGGTGGTGAGCCAACCTATCCGTCAGGCAGGTCCTAGTAG AGGTCCTACTCTTCACTTCCGTCTTCCTCCTCGAGCTACTCAACCTACTGTTCAGAATTTGAATCAAGGTGTTCAGATACCTCCTCCTCATCCTGGGGCATCTTCTGTTGTTGCACCTCCATTTGTGTATCCTGGGGAACCCTATGCTCCACATCAGAATCAATATGGTCAGATTGTTGGTCAGATGATAAATCCGG ATCAGAACAGACAAGAAAACTACCGATTGTTGGATGAAAGGATCATAGCCATTGACGATTTCTCTGCTTATGGTATGGATGCTAAGGACTTGTGTCTAGTTCCTAATGTGGTGCTTCCTCCTAAGTTCAAAGCACCAGACCTACCAAAATATAAGGGTTTAAGTTGTCCAAGAAGTCATGTCATCATGTATTGTAGGAAGATGGCATCCTACATTGACAATGATGATCTTCTTatccattgcttccaagacaACTTATTTGGGGCATCCTTAGACTGGTACATAGGCCTGGAATGTTATAAAATCAGATCTTGGAAAGACTTGTCTGAAGCCTTTctcaagcaatacaaatacaaccTGGACATGGCTCCCACCAGGTTACAGCTGCAAAATCAAGCCTGCAAGAGTAGCaaaacattcaaagaatacgtTCAGAGATGGCATGGGATGGCTTCTAGAGTTAAACCTGCACTAACAGATGTCGAATTGGTTGATATCTTTATGGGCACCCTGCAGGGTTTGTACTATGAGAATATGGTTGGTAGCTCATCATCTAACTTTGCTGACATGGTAACCATTGGAGAACATATCAAAAATGGGCTAAAGATAGGAAAGATTGCTAGTATTGACAGTCAGTCAGTGGCCAAGAAATCTCAGGGGTTTGCTAAGAAGAAACAGGTCGAGGAAAACGCGGTAAAACCAAATGCATATCCTCCAATTCAAGCACCTATGGATCATATGCCATACTACCCTTATCCATACATTGCCGCTGCTCAACATCAGAAACCTGCATACCAACCGCAGTATCAGCCGCATCCACGAGCTCTAGTTTCCCAGAATCAGCAAGATAACATAAACTAG